The Petropleomorpha daqingensis genome includes a window with the following:
- a CDS encoding ATP-binding protein, producing MQIPVAGSPASGATPAPQPRPPLARPREGRLLAGVAAGTAAHLRQDPLVVRAAFVVLSALGVGVVLYGLLWLTMPVAEPGAEPVVSLAPGGPRSTRQMLALGGLGLVALILFGQVLSFSNGNVVLPLVLVAAGLAVIWRQLDTDRALSLPGVRWVLAGGIALAGGGVILLLATTGQLANARNGFAATLVILVGIVLATAPLWRRLLDSREAERAARIRSEERAAVAAHLHDSVLQTLALIQRNADDAQAVGRLARSQERELRTWLYEPQVASGGTWAGLVAQMVAEVEADHAVTVDPVVVGDAPLDDALTALGAATREAMVNVAKHAGVTTADLYTEVTPDKVSVFVRDRGKGFDPETVPDDRRGLRDSVSGRLARLGGTATIRSAPGEGTEVELVLPRETSA from the coding sequence GTGCAGATCCCTGTCGCGGGGTCCCCGGCTTCCGGGGCGACGCCCGCCCCGCAGCCCCGCCCGCCGCTGGCGCGCCCGCGTGAAGGGCGCCTGCTGGCCGGCGTGGCCGCGGGCACGGCCGCGCACCTGCGCCAGGACCCGCTCGTCGTCCGCGCCGCCTTCGTGGTGCTCTCCGCGCTCGGCGTCGGCGTCGTCCTCTACGGGCTGCTGTGGCTGACCATGCCGGTGGCCGAGCCCGGCGCCGAGCCGGTGGTCAGCCTCGCGCCCGGTGGACCGCGCAGCACGCGGCAGATGCTCGCGCTCGGCGGGCTGGGCCTGGTCGCGCTCATCCTGTTCGGGCAGGTGCTGTCGTTCAGCAACGGCAACGTCGTCCTGCCGCTGGTGCTGGTCGCCGCGGGGCTCGCGGTCATCTGGCGCCAGCTCGACACCGACCGGGCGCTGTCGCTGCCCGGGGTGCGCTGGGTGCTGGCCGGCGGCATCGCGCTGGCCGGGGGCGGCGTCATCCTGCTGCTGGCCACCACCGGTCAGCTGGCCAACGCCCGCAACGGGTTCGCCGCCACCCTGGTGATCCTGGTCGGCATCGTGCTGGCCACCGCGCCGCTGTGGCGGCGGCTGCTCGACTCGCGCGAGGCCGAGCGGGCCGCGCGCATCCGCTCCGAGGAGCGCGCCGCGGTGGCCGCGCACCTGCACGACTCGGTGCTGCAGACCCTCGCGCTGATCCAGCGCAACGCCGACGACGCGCAGGCGGTCGGCCGGCTGGCCCGCTCCCAGGAGCGCGAGCTGCGCACGTGGCTGTACGAGCCGCAGGTCGCCAGCGGCGGCACGTGGGCCGGCCTGGTCGCGCAGATGGTCGCCGAGGTCGAGGCCGACCACGCGGTCACCGTCGACCCGGTGGTGGTCGGCGACGCCCCGCTCGACGACGCGCTCACCGCCCTGGGCGCGGCCACCCGCGAGGCCATGGTCAACGTCGCCAAGCACGCCGGGGTGACGACGGCGGACCTCTACACCGAGGTGACGCCGGACAAGGTGTCGGTGTTCGTCCGCGACCGCGGCAAGGGCTTCGACCCCGAGACCGTGCCCGACGACCGCCGCGGGCTGCGCGACTCGGTGAGCGGCCGGCTCGCCCGGCTGGGCGGGACGGCGACGATCCGGTCGGCGCCGGGGGAGGGGACGGAAGTGGAACTGGTGCTGCCGAGGGAGACCAGCGCGTGA
- a CDS encoding PspC domain-containing protein, whose amino-acid sequence MTSAPPPAEPTVDPSWEPPTPPPGPPVRTQLRRSSTDRMIGGVCGGLADYSGIDPLLWRIGFVALAFAGGSGVLVYLLLWLLMPHADRAPVERRAPLDRMAERRAAAGPRSPIPGITLAGLLIVIGILVLITRYSTWDVGPRGFFGAALLVVGLGLVAAAFSGGRRARGGLIALGIILSFGLIASASGPWHFGGGVGDRTYRPATAQMVRPVYELGAGDLTVDLSNVNVSDLGAPIRTKVDHGVGDLTVVVPDSADVQINVDQGIGNLDVFDSGATDGFFAGTGSAAWTDDGHPEFIITIDSGAGDVEVSRA is encoded by the coding sequence ATGACATCCGCACCGCCCCCCGCAGAACCGACGGTGGACCCGTCCTGGGAGCCGCCGACCCCGCCGCCCGGCCCGCCCGTGCGGACCCAGCTGCGCCGCAGCAGCACCGACAGGATGATCGGCGGCGTCTGCGGCGGCCTGGCCGACTACAGCGGGATCGACCCGCTGCTCTGGCGCATCGGCTTCGTCGCCCTGGCGTTCGCCGGCGGCTCCGGCGTCCTGGTCTACCTGCTGCTGTGGCTGCTCATGCCGCACGCCGACCGCGCACCCGTCGAGCGCCGCGCGCCGCTGGACCGCATGGCCGAGCGCCGGGCCGCCGCCGGGCCGCGCTCGCCGATCCCCGGCATCACCCTCGCCGGCCTGCTCATCGTGATCGGCATCCTGGTGCTGATCACCCGGTATTCGACCTGGGACGTCGGCCCCCGCGGCTTCTTCGGTGCCGCGCTGCTGGTCGTCGGCCTGGGGCTGGTGGCCGCCGCGTTCTCCGGCGGACGACGGGCCCGCGGCGGGCTGATCGCGCTCGGGATCATCCTGTCGTTCGGGCTGATCGCGTCGGCGTCCGGGCCGTGGCACTTCGGCGGGGGCGTCGGCGACCGCACCTACCGGCCGGCCACCGCCCAGATGGTCCGCCCGGTGTACGAGCTCGGCGCTGGCGACCTGACCGTCGACCTCAGCAACGTGAACGTCTCCGACCTCGGTGCGCCCATCCGGACGAAGGTCGACCACGGCGTCGGCGACCTCACCGTGGTCGTGCCCGACTCGGCCGACGTCCAGATCAACGTCGACCAGGGCATCGGGAACCTCGACGTGTTCGACTCCGGCGCCACGGACGGCTTCTTCGCGGGCACCGGTTCGGCGGCCTGGACCGACGACGGCCACCCCGAGTTCATCATCACGATCGATTCCGGTGCCGGTGACGTGGAGGTGTCCCGTGCCTGA
- a CDS encoding META domain-containing protein produces the protein MTRVLLVALLALAGCGGGAAAGPDVLGEWVLVSGVPQPSGVPATLVVEDAQLRGISFCNHYAGSYTLDGDVLAVSGLGGSDMGCEPAVMAAETAFLTALGRADRVTRDGADLVLSGPEGSLRFARQAPVPDRELAGTTWTLDTLVDGEVALSVLGSPTLELAPDGTATGSTGCRGFVGTWSVAGDVLTLDVTRDDIGCPADLGRQDEHVLAVLDAAPTSAIDGDRLTLTAPDARELVYRAE, from the coding sequence GTGACCCGGGTGCTGCTCGTCGCGCTGCTGGCCCTCGCCGGCTGCGGCGGGGGCGCGGCCGCCGGGCCCGACGTGCTCGGCGAGTGGGTGCTCGTGTCCGGCGTACCCCAGCCCAGCGGGGTTCCCGCGACCCTGGTGGTGGAGGACGCGCAGCTGCGCGGGATCTCCTTCTGCAACCACTACGCCGGCAGCTACACCCTCGACGGCGACGTCCTGGCCGTCAGCGGGCTCGGCGGGTCCGACATGGGCTGCGAGCCCGCCGTCATGGCCGCCGAGACCGCCTTCCTGACCGCCCTCGGCAGGGCCGACCGCGTGACGCGGGACGGCGCGGACCTGGTCCTGAGCGGGCCGGAGGGGTCCCTGCGGTTCGCCCGGCAGGCGCCGGTCCCCGACCGCGAGCTCGCCGGGACGACGTGGACCCTCGACACGCTGGTGGACGGCGAGGTCGCCTTGTCGGTGCTGGGCTCACCGACGCTGGAGCTGGCGCCGGACGGGACGGCGACCGGGTCGACCGGCTGCCGCGGGTTCGTCGGCACGTGGTCGGTCGCCGGCGACGTCCTGACGCTCGACGTGACCCGCGACGACATCGGCTGCCCCGCCGACCTGGGCCGCCAGGATGAGCACGTGCTCGCCGTCCTGGACGCGGCGCCGACCTCAGCCATCGACGGCGACCGGCTGACCCTCACCGCCCCCGACGCGCGCGAGCTGGTGTATCGAGCGGAGTGA
- the guaA gene encoding glutamine-hydrolyzing GMP synthase: MSMDFPTVLVVDFGAQYAQLIARRIREAGVYSEIVPSTTPAEEIVARKPAAIVLSGGPSSVYAPGAPQVDATLFESGVPAFGICYGFQAMAASLGGTVARTGDREYGGTPLTVTTGGALFGDLPVQQSVWMSHGDAVAEAPPGFTVTATSAGAPVAAFEDVDRRLAGVQFHPEVRHTSHGQSVLEHFLFDIAGLEPTWTMANVVEEQVSRIQEQIGDGRALCALSGGVDSAVAAALVQRAIGDRLTCVYVDHGLMREGETEQIERDFVAVTGVDLRVVDAREQFLGALAGVSDPEEKRKIIGREFIRVFEQAALDVVGDAKAHGDTVDFLVQGTLYPDVVESGGGTGTANIKSHHNVGGLPEDLTFTLVEPLRTLFKDEVREVGIQLGLPESMVWRQPFPGPGLGIRIVGEVTQERLDVLRKADAIVRAELTAAGLDREIWQCPVVLLADVRSVGVQGDGRTYGHPIVLRPVSSEDAMTADWTRLPYDLLAKISTRITNEVAEVNRVVLDVTSKPPGTIEWE, translated from the coding sequence ATGAGCATGGACTTCCCGACCGTCCTGGTCGTCGACTTCGGCGCGCAGTACGCCCAGCTGATCGCGCGGCGGATCCGCGAGGCCGGCGTCTACTCCGAGATCGTCCCGTCGACGACGCCCGCCGAGGAGATCGTGGCCCGCAAGCCGGCCGCGATCGTGCTCTCCGGCGGCCCGTCGAGCGTCTACGCGCCCGGTGCGCCGCAGGTCGACGCGACGCTGTTCGAGTCCGGCGTCCCCGCCTTCGGCATCTGCTACGGCTTCCAGGCCATGGCGGCCTCCCTCGGCGGCACGGTCGCCCGCACCGGCGACCGCGAGTACGGCGGGACGCCGCTGACCGTCACCACCGGCGGTGCGCTGTTCGGCGACCTGCCGGTGCAGCAGTCGGTGTGGATGAGCCACGGCGACGCCGTCGCCGAGGCCCCGCCCGGGTTCACCGTGACGGCCACGTCCGCCGGTGCGCCCGTCGCCGCGTTCGAGGACGTCGACCGGCGGTTGGCCGGTGTCCAGTTCCACCCCGAGGTGCGGCACACCTCGCACGGGCAGTCGGTGCTCGAGCACTTCCTGTTCGACATCGCCGGCCTGGAGCCCACGTGGACGATGGCCAACGTCGTCGAGGAGCAGGTCTCCCGGATACAGGAGCAGATCGGCGACGGGCGGGCGCTGTGCGCGCTGTCCGGCGGGGTCGACTCCGCGGTCGCCGCGGCTCTCGTGCAGCGGGCGATCGGCGACCGGCTCACCTGCGTCTACGTCGACCACGGCCTGATGCGCGAGGGCGAGACCGAGCAGATCGAGCGGGACTTCGTCGCCGTGACCGGCGTCGACCTCCGGGTGGTCGACGCGCGAGAGCAGTTCCTGGGCGCGCTGGCCGGGGTCAGCGACCCCGAGGAGAAGCGCAAGATCATCGGCCGGGAGTTCATCCGGGTCTTCGAGCAGGCGGCGCTCGACGTCGTCGGCGACGCGAAGGCGCACGGCGACACGGTCGACTTCCTGGTGCAGGGCACGCTCTACCCCGACGTCGTCGAGTCCGGCGGCGGCACGGGGACGGCGAACATCAAGAGCCACCACAACGTCGGCGGCCTGCCCGAGGACCTCACCTTCACCCTGGTCGAGCCGCTGCGGACGCTGTTCAAGGACGAGGTCCGCGAGGTCGGCATCCAGCTCGGGCTGCCCGAGTCGATGGTCTGGCGCCAGCCGTTCCCGGGACCGGGGCTCGGCATCCGGATCGTCGGCGAGGTCACCCAGGAGCGGCTCGACGTCCTGCGCAAGGCCGACGCGATCGTCCGGGCCGAGCTGACCGCCGCCGGGCTGGACCGCGAGATCTGGCAGTGCCCCGTGGTGCTGCTGGCCGACGTCCGGTCGGTCGGCGTCCAGGGCGACGGGCGCACCTACGGGCACCCGATCGTGCTGCGGCCGGTCTCCAGCGAGGACGCGATGACCGCCGACTGGACCCGCCTGCCCTACGACCTGCTGGCGAAGATCTCCACGCGGATCACCAACGAGGTCGCCGAGGTCAACCGCGTCGTCCTCGACGTGACCAGCAAGCCCCCGGGCACCATCGAATGGGAGTAG
- a CDS encoding GuaB3 family IMP dehydrogenase-related protein, with protein MPVRETAEIGLNRFARRGYDLDEVSIVPSRRTRDVDDVSTAWQIDAFRFDIPLITSPSDAVVSPETALAVDKAGGLGVLNAEGLWTRYEDPTPVYRKLRDAAGSEGPPTALLQEVYCEPVKTELISARIKELRDAGATTAVRVSPQHTEQLAPAALSAGVDLLVIQGTVVSAEHVTTQGDALNLKEFIADLDVPVIVGGAADYRTALHLMRTGAAGVIVGVGADSFSTTDLIMGIRVPLASAIADAAAARRDYLDETGGRYVHVIANGRIETSGSIARALACGADAVQLGEPLRIAREVPAGGVWWDSVAAHPRLPRGGASAPLPPAGSLQQVLLGPAEQADGRTNLFGALRRTMAKTGYRDLKEFQRVDLVIGG; from the coding sequence ATGCCCGTGCGCGAGACCGCCGAGATCGGCCTCAACCGCTTCGCTCGCCGCGGCTACGACCTCGACGAGGTGTCGATCGTCCCGTCGCGGCGCACCCGGGACGTCGACGACGTCTCCACCGCGTGGCAGATCGACGCCTTCCGGTTCGACATCCCGCTGATCACCAGCCCGTCGGACGCCGTCGTCAGCCCCGAGACGGCGCTCGCCGTGGACAAGGCCGGCGGCCTCGGCGTCCTCAACGCCGAGGGGCTGTGGACCCGCTACGAGGACCCGACCCCCGTCTACCGCAAGCTGCGGGACGCCGCCGGGTCCGAGGGCCCGCCGACGGCGCTGCTGCAGGAGGTGTACTGCGAGCCGGTCAAGACCGAGCTCATCAGCGCCCGCATCAAGGAGCTGCGCGACGCCGGCGCGACGACGGCGGTGCGCGTCTCGCCCCAGCACACCGAGCAGCTGGCGCCCGCGGCGCTGTCCGCCGGGGTCGACCTGCTGGTCATCCAGGGCACCGTCGTCTCCGCCGAGCACGTCACCACGCAGGGCGACGCGCTCAACCTCAAGGAGTTCATCGCCGACCTCGACGTCCCGGTGATCGTCGGCGGGGCCGCGGACTACCGCACCGCGCTGCACCTGATGCGCACCGGCGCGGCCGGCGTGATCGTCGGCGTGGGTGCCGACAGCTTCTCCACCACCGACCTGATCATGGGCATCCGGGTGCCGCTGGCCAGCGCGATCGCCGACGCCGCGGCCGCCCGCCGCGACTACCTCGACGAGACCGGTGGCCGGTACGTGCACGTGATCGCCAACGGCCGGATCGAGACCAGCGGCTCCATCGCCCGGGCGCTGGCCTGCGGCGCGGACGCCGTCCAGCTCGGCGAGCCGCTGCGGATCGCCCGCGAGGTGCCCGCCGGCGGGGTCTGGTGGGACTCGGTGGCCGCGCACCCGCGGCTGCCGCGCGGCGGGGCCTCGGCGCCGCTGCCGCCCGCGGGGTCGCTGCAGCAGGTGCTGCTCGGCCCGGCCGAGCAGGCCGACGGCCGGACCAACCTGTTCGGCGCGTTGCGCCGGACCATGGCCAAGACCGGCTACCGCGACCTCAAGGAGTTCCAGCGCGTCGACCTCGTCATCGGGGGCTGA
- the guaB gene encoding IMP dehydrogenase — protein MQPDDRVPELPAKFAPLGLTYDDVLLIPGASDVVPAEVDTSTRMTRRIRLAVPLVSSAMDTVTEARMAIAMARVGGVGVLHRNLAAEEQAGQVDLVKRSEAGMVTNPVTCSPDNTLAEVDALSARYRISGAPVVDAEGRLVGIVTNRDMRFETDQNRLVRDVMTPMPLVTAPVGVDADTALQLLSKHKIEKLPIVDEAGRLRGLITVKDFVKRDQFPNATKDADGRLVVAAAVGVGEDAYKRAGLLVDAGVDVVIVDTAHGHQRAVLDMVARVKQEFGGEHGIDVVGGNVATRSGAQALIDAGVDAVKVGVGPGSICTTRVVAGVGVPQITAVYEAALAAKAAGVPVIADGGLQYSGDIAKALVAGADTVMIGGLFAGVEEAPGELIFVNGKQYKSYRGMGSLGAMQKRGNQSYSRDRYFADDVLSDDKLVPEGIEGQVPYRGPLAGVAHQLVGGLRASMGYAGAPTIDYLQQHGQLTRITSAGLTESHPHDIQMTVEAPNYRGR, from the coding sequence ATGCAGCCCGACGACCGTGTTCCCGAGCTGCCCGCGAAGTTCGCTCCGCTCGGCCTGACCTACGACGACGTCCTGCTCATCCCGGGCGCGTCGGACGTCGTCCCGGCGGAGGTCGACACCAGCACCCGGATGACCCGCCGGATCCGGCTGGCCGTCCCGCTGGTCTCCAGCGCCATGGACACCGTGACCGAGGCCCGGATGGCGATCGCCATGGCCCGCGTCGGCGGCGTCGGCGTCCTGCACCGCAACCTCGCCGCCGAGGAGCAGGCCGGCCAGGTCGACCTGGTCAAGCGCTCCGAGGCCGGCATGGTGACCAACCCGGTCACCTGCTCGCCGGACAACACCCTCGCCGAGGTCGACGCGCTCTCGGCGCGTTACCGGATCTCCGGCGCACCTGTCGTCGACGCCGAGGGCCGCCTCGTGGGCATCGTCACCAACCGGGACATGCGCTTCGAGACCGACCAGAACCGCCTCGTCCGCGACGTCATGACGCCGATGCCGCTGGTCACCGCACCCGTGGGCGTCGACGCGGACACCGCGCTGCAGCTGCTGTCGAAGCACAAGATCGAGAAGCTGCCGATCGTCGACGAGGCCGGCCGGCTGCGCGGGCTGATCACGGTCAAGGACTTCGTCAAGCGCGACCAGTTCCCCAACGCCACCAAGGACGCCGACGGCCGGCTGGTCGTCGCCGCCGCGGTGGGCGTCGGCGAGGACGCCTACAAGCGCGCCGGCCTGCTGGTCGACGCCGGTGTCGACGTGGTCATCGTCGACACCGCCCACGGCCACCAGCGCGCCGTCCTCGACATGGTCGCGCGGGTGAAGCAGGAGTTCGGCGGCGAGCACGGCATCGACGTCGTCGGCGGCAACGTGGCCACCCGGTCCGGCGCCCAGGCGCTGATCGACGCCGGCGTGGACGCGGTCAAGGTCGGCGTCGGTCCCGGCTCGATCTGCACCACCCGCGTCGTGGCCGGCGTCGGCGTCCCCCAGATCACCGCCGTGTACGAGGCGGCGCTGGCGGCCAAGGCGGCCGGTGTTCCCGTGATCGCCGACGGCGGCCTGCAGTACTCCGGCGACATCGCCAAGGCCCTGGTCGCCGGCGCCGACACGGTGATGATCGGCGGGCTGTTCGCCGGCGTCGAGGAGGCCCCCGGCGAGCTGATCTTCGTCAACGGCAAGCAGTACAAGAGCTACCGCGGCATGGGCTCGCTCGGCGCGATGCAGAAGCGCGGCAACCAGTCCTACAGCCGCGACCGGTACTTCGCAGACGACGTGCTCTCCGACGACAAGCTCGTCCCCGAGGGCATCGAGGGCCAGGTGCCCTACCGCGGCCCCCTGGCCGGGGTCGCCCACCAGCTCGTCGGCGGCCTGCGCGCCTCCATGGGCTACGCCGGGGCGCCGACGATCGACTACCTGCAGCAGCACGGCCAGCTGACCCGCATCACCTCGGCCGGCCTGACCGAGAGCCACCCGCACGACATCCAGATGACCGTCGAAGCGCCGAACTACCGGGGGCGATGA
- a CDS encoding DUF5319 family protein, whose amino-acid sequence MSTWDDATGPDFGPADRPGPPPLTMEERAGVLDDLAELEVFRTLLEPTGIKGIVVDCPDCDEEHHVDWALMQANLRQLLDEGQTGRHEPPFDPNPDDYVSWDYASGYADGIAAAAEHEADTEPRGRHARDD is encoded by the coding sequence GTGAGTACGTGGGACGACGCAACCGGGCCCGACTTCGGGCCCGCCGACCGACCGGGTCCGCCGCCGCTGACCATGGAGGAGCGCGCCGGCGTCCTCGACGACCTCGCCGAGCTGGAGGTGTTCCGCACGCTGCTGGAGCCGACCGGCATCAAGGGCATCGTGGTCGACTGCCCCGACTGCGACGAGGAGCACCACGTCGACTGGGCGCTGATGCAGGCCAACCTGCGCCAGCTGCTCGATGAGGGGCAGACCGGCCGGCACGAGCCACCGTTCGACCCGAACCCCGACGACTACGTCAGCTGGGACTACGCCAGCGGGTACGCCGACGGCATCGCCGCTGCCGCGGAGCACGAGGCCGACACCGAGCCCCGCGGCCGCCACGCCCGCGACGACTGA
- a CDS encoding response regulator transcription factor: MIDDRMRGPGQGATTVWVYDERRRVRDDIASRLVALPFVGRVEVVGDAQSLLQRLATRTPDVLLVGTQRAVDSGLTVATQALRSYPNLPVLVLGAPDDAETVRAAVALGARGYLRWDALPIEMGLGLSRVGLRADGRIPAPAPPRELSSIGAPAPSWGGAAPLAGSQPTTVRSTVRELAPVTLSMREMQVLTGMSQGKSNAQIGRELYLSEDTIKTHARRLFRKLGAKDRAEAVATGFRRGMMQ; the protein is encoded by the coding sequence GTGATCGACGATCGGATGCGCGGTCCGGGCCAGGGTGCCACGACCGTCTGGGTGTACGACGAGCGGCGCCGGGTGCGCGACGACATCGCCTCGCGGCTGGTCGCCCTGCCCTTCGTGGGCCGGGTCGAGGTCGTCGGCGACGCCCAGTCGCTGCTGCAGCGGCTCGCCACGCGTACGCCCGACGTGCTGCTGGTCGGCACGCAGCGCGCCGTCGACTCGGGGCTGACCGTGGCCACCCAGGCCCTGCGCTCCTACCCGAACCTGCCGGTGCTCGTCCTCGGCGCGCCCGACGACGCCGAGACGGTCCGCGCCGCCGTCGCGCTGGGCGCCCGCGGCTACCTCCGCTGGGACGCCCTGCCGATCGAGATGGGCCTCGGCCTGTCCCGCGTCGGCCTGCGCGCCGACGGCCGCATCCCGGCCCCGGCGCCGCCCCGCGAGCTGTCCTCCATCGGCGCCCCGGCGCCGTCGTGGGGCGGCGCGGCCCCGCTGGCCGGCTCGCAGCCGACCACGGTGCGCTCGACGGTCCGCGAGCTGGCCCCGGTCACGCTCTCGATGCGCGAGATGCAGGTGCTCACCGGCATGAGCCAGGGCAAGAGCAACGCCCAGATCGGCCGTGAGCTCTACCTGTCCGAGGACACCATCAAGACCCACGCCCGGCGGCTGTTCCGCAAGCTCGGCGCCAAGGACCGCGCCGAGGCCGTCGCGACGGGCTTCCGCCGCGGCATGATGCAGTAA
- a CDS encoding WhiB family transcriptional regulator, which produces MADIRRLPTPVAEVWDWQLHGACRGESTSLFFHPDGERGPARARRQNAAKAVCARCPVIEACLKHALSVREPYGVWGGMSEEERARLIAAEPAAVAAGV; this is translated from the coding sequence ATGGCTGACATCCGCCGACTCCCGACGCCCGTTGCCGAGGTGTGGGACTGGCAGTTGCACGGCGCCTGCCGCGGCGAGAGCACGTCGCTCTTCTTCCACCCGGACGGCGAACGGGGTCCCGCACGGGCCCGGCGCCAGAACGCGGCCAAGGCCGTGTGCGCCCGCTGCCCGGTCATCGAAGCCTGCCTGAAGCACGCTCTCTCGGTGCGCGAGCCTTACGGGGTCTGGGGCGGCATGAGCGAGGAGGAGCGGGCCCGGCTGATCGCCGCGGAGCCCGCCGCCGTCGCCGCGGGGGTCTAG
- the groL gene encoding chaperonin GroEL (60 kDa chaperone family; promotes refolding of misfolded polypeptides especially under stressful conditions; forms two stacked rings of heptamers to form a barrel-shaped 14mer; ends can be capped by GroES; misfolded proteins enter the barrel where they are refolded when GroES binds), whose amino-acid sequence MAKIIKFNEDARRSLERGVDKLADAVKVTLGPRGRNVVLDKKFGAPTITNDGVTIAREVELDDPYENLGAQLAKNVATKTNDVAGDGTTTATVLAQALVHEGLRNVAAGANPIALGRGMRAAVDAVHGVLDKVAIPVDDRSAIAGVATVSAQDAEVGDLIAEAMDKVGKDGVITVEESTTMDTDLEVTEGVQFDKGYLSPYFVTDAEAQEAVLEDALVLLVSGKIGALADLLPLLEKVLGRGNSPLLIVAEDVEGEALSTLVVNSIRKTIRAVAVKSPYFGDRRKAFMQDLAVVTGGQVVSEDVGLKLDSVGLEVLGTARRVTVSKDTTTIVDGGGAKDAIADRVAQIRREIENTDSDWDREKLQERLAKLAGGIGVIRVGAATEVEMKEKKHRIEDAIAATKAAVEEGVVPGGGSALVHAAAAIDGLDLSGDEATGARAVRLALDAPLSRIASNAGYEGAVVVSKVRELGEGQGFNAATGEYGDLAEQGVIDPVKVTKAALANATSIAAMVLTTDSAVVEAPEEEHDHGAGHHTHGHSHGHGHSH is encoded by the coding sequence ATGGCCAAGATCATCAAGTTCAACGAGGACGCCCGCCGCTCGCTCGAGCGCGGCGTCGACAAGCTGGCCGACGCGGTCAAGGTGACCCTCGGCCCGCGGGGGCGCAACGTCGTCCTCGACAAGAAGTTCGGTGCCCCGACCATCACCAACGACGGCGTCACGATCGCCCGCGAGGTCGAGCTCGACGACCCGTACGAGAACCTCGGCGCCCAGCTGGCGAAGAACGTCGCCACCAAGACCAACGACGTGGCCGGTGATGGCACCACCACCGCGACGGTGCTGGCGCAGGCCCTGGTGCACGAGGGGCTGCGCAACGTGGCCGCCGGCGCCAACCCGATCGCGCTCGGCCGCGGCATGCGCGCCGCCGTCGACGCCGTCCACGGCGTGCTGGACAAGGTCGCCATCCCGGTCGACGACCGCTCGGCGATCGCCGGCGTCGCGACCGTCTCCGCGCAGGACGCCGAGGTCGGCGACCTGATCGCCGAGGCCATGGACAAGGTGGGCAAGGACGGCGTCATCACCGTCGAGGAGTCCACCACCATGGACACCGACCTCGAGGTGACCGAGGGCGTGCAGTTCGACAAGGGCTACCTGTCGCCGTACTTCGTCACCGACGCCGAGGCGCAGGAGGCCGTCCTCGAGGACGCGCTCGTCCTGCTGGTCAGCGGCAAGATCGGCGCGCTGGCCGACCTGCTGCCGCTGCTGGAGAAGGTGCTCGGCCGCGGCAACTCGCCGCTGCTGATCGTCGCCGAGGACGTCGAGGGCGAGGCGCTGTCCACGCTCGTCGTCAACTCGATCCGCAAGACGATCCGCGCCGTCGCGGTGAAGTCGCCGTACTTCGGCGACCGCCGCAAGGCGTTCATGCAGGACCTCGCCGTCGTCACCGGCGGCCAGGTGGTCAGCGAGGACGTCGGCCTCAAGCTCGACTCGGTCGGTCTCGAGGTGCTCGGCACCGCGCGCCGGGTGACCGTCTCCAAGGACACCACCACGATCGTGGACGGCGGCGGCGCCAAGGACGCCATCGCCGACCGCGTGGCGCAGATCCGCCGCGAGATCGAGAACACCGACTCCGACTGGGACCGCGAGAAGCTGCAGGAGCGGCTGGCCAAGCTGGCCGGCGGCATCGGCGTCATCCGCGTCGGTGCGGCCACCGAGGTCGAGATGAAGGAGAAGAAGCACCGGATCGAGGACGCCATCGCCGCGACCAAGGCCGCGGTCGAGGAGGGCGTCGTCCCCGGTGGTGGCTCCGCGCTGGTGCACGCCGCCGCGGCGATCGACGGGCTGGACCTCTCCGGTGACGAGGCGACTGGTGCGCGCGCCGTCCGCCTGGCCCTGGACGCCCCGCTGTCCCGGATCGCGAGCAACGCCGGCTACGAGGGTGCGGTCGTGGTCAGCAAGGTCCGCGAGCTCGGCGAGGGGCAGGGCTTCAACGCCGCCACCGGCGAGTACGGCGACCTGGCCGAGCAGGGCGTCATCGACCCGGTCAAGGTGACCAAGGCCGCGCTGGCCAACGCCACCTCGATCGCGGCGATGGTGCTCACCACCGACTCGGCCGTCGTCGAGGCGCCGGAGGAGGAGCACGACCACGGGGCCGGCCACCACACCCACGGCCACTCGCACGGCCACGGCCACTCGCACTGA